One Aphidius gifuensis isolate YNYX2018 linkage group LG5, ASM1490517v1, whole genome shotgun sequence genomic region harbors:
- the LOC122857588 gene encoding ubiquitin carboxyl-terminal hydrolase 4-like: protein MLSVTSATIHHHTMCPSNTTTSSGSGQNGIPSWNCVNVIPKNCRDELVAASKNNDFTNTNNLYDELKSPSIETFIAVRNEDRNTNQDKTDIIEIKKEKALRISTKPLNKRSLSEIDEIFDDEEIPDSNDISEKEFIILDENSNSSVDKKKKTGRTSQPVKFLKMSMSPKENDDKVDSENVTEKKEVIQNDDYGEMIADDTILSEKEFNQLPIFSHRAENWDEDTFPLDSHPTDFFADNLYNPENSYKSSYSSEIPYYMIGFPNPPGENRCWLNATLHVLFALPLVDKLDSIYIKNCSKLTKTLVAMQLFWKQGSSEKLKFYQTITKFKKELNVLDASYPSERQQDVSEFLMIFLNHVQTDFEKIMTKKSNENSENHIFESSVNNPIKRAPLAVLSPFKRRINYQENVDRSNEQTDGKNLLKDDEMFCTNPIDEYFLLNMMEHYICQGCSNHRQQKIDNLMLYVDLPENELDSIDLAESVNKSIESEERTLTCGKCRSPKHNVHASFRESPNILIVQVKRYGMTSDGYVAKINTPVRIPQSLNLDINGSVKVKNIFEPVCIIAHVGAAMDCGHYTSYVKHGNQWYHYNDLHVMPMTNNEALQAAETTAYLIFFVNKQLLEQSTNNSDVDEQIR from the exons atgttgagtGTGACATCAGCAACGATACATCATCATACCATGTGCCCATCAAATACTACAACTTCATCAGGTTCAG GACAAAATGGAATACCATCATGGAACTGTGTCAATGTCATACCCAAGAACTGTCGTGACGAACTTGTTGCGGCatcaaaaaacaatgattttaCAAATACCAATAATCtttatgatgaattaaaaagtcCAAGTATAGAAACCTTTATCGCAGTGAGGAATGAAGATAGAAACACAAATCAGGACAAAACAGATATAATAgaaatcaaaaaagaaaaagcttTACGTATATCTACGAAGCCATTAAATAAAAGATCATTATCTGAAATTGATGAGATATTTGATGACGAAGAAATACCTGATTCTAATGATATAAgtgaaaaagaatttattattctagatgaaaattcaaatagtagtgttgataaaaagaaaaagaccGGTCGAACATCGCAgcctgttaaatttttaaagatgtCTATGTCTCcaaaagaaaatgatgataaagttGATAGTGAAAAtgtaactgaaaaaaaagaagtcaTTCAAAATGATGACTATGGAGAAATGATAGCAGATGATACCATACTAAgtgaaaaagaatttaatcAACTTCCAATCTTCAGTCACAGAGCTGAAAATTGGGATGAAGATACTTTTCCATTAGATTCACACCCGACTGATTTTTTTgctgataatttatataatcctGAAAATTCATACAAATCTTCATACAGTTCTGAAATACCGTACTATATGATAGGTTTTCCAAATCCCCCTGGTGAAAATCGTTGTTGGCTCAACGCAACTTTGCATGTTTTATTCGCTCTGCCACTTGTTGACAAACTGGACAGCATTTATATCAAGAACTGTTCAAAATTAACAAAGACACTTGTTGCAATGCAGTTGTTTTGGAAACAAGGATCAAGTGaaaagttgaaattttatcaaacaataacgaaatttaaaaaagaattgaatGTTCTTGATGCTTCGTACCCATCTGAACGCCAACAAGATGTTTCAGAATTTCTCATGATTTTTCTAAATCATGTACAAACTGATTTTGAAAAGATAATGACGAAGAAAAGTAATGAAAACTCTGAAAATCATATATTTGAATCATCTGTAAATAATCCAATAAAACGTGCCCCATTGGCGGTTTTGTCACCTTTCAAAAGACgtattaattatcaagaaaaCGTAGATAGGTCTAATGAACAAACAGATGggaaaaatttgttgaaagaCGATGAAATGTTTTGTACTAACCCAATTGATGAGTATTTTCTACTCAATATGATGGAGCATTATATTTGTCAGGGTTGTTCAAATCATCGTCAGCAAaagattgataatttaatgctGTATGTTGATCTTCCTGAAAATGAACTAGATAGTATTGATCTTGCCGAGAGTGTCAATAAATCCATAGAATCAGAAGAACGCACATTAACATGTGGCAAGTGTAGATCACCAAAACATAATGTTCATGCCTCATTTAGAGAATCACCGAATATATTGATTGTCCAAGTGAAACGTTATGGCATGACTAGTGATGGTTATGTcgctaaaataaatacaccagTTAGAATCCcacaatcattaaatttagaCATAAATGGAAGTGTGAAAGTTAAGAATATTTTCGAGCCAGTGTGCATAATTGCACATGTTGGTGCTGCGATGGACTGTGGGCATTACACAAGCTATGTTAAACATGGTAATCAATGGTATCATTACAATGATTTACATGTCATGCCAATGACCAATAACGAGGCATTACAAGCTGCTGAAACAACAgcttatcttattttttttgttaacaagCAGCTCTTAGAACAATCCACAAATAATTCTGACGTCGACGAACAGATACGGTAG